tatttttgtatataggtattaaaatgtttttcctccattcatctggcattttcttagtttttacaattgtattaaataaattagttaaccatataattctgttatcacctaagcatttccaaactttaatttGGATGTTATATGGTTCCATAGCTTTCCCATGTTTCATCTTTTTAGTAAACATGACATTAaatagaaaatctcaattgatttggaaatcctaacacattaatTAGAAGTCCCAATTGATTTAGGAATCCTAATAGgaccaaaaactaaaaaaatatataagtataaaagaaaaaaaataaaaaataaaaaaaataagtgaATATTTCACCCTAAGAGGACTAAGTAACTTAGTGACCAATTAGAACTAGGACTTCACTAGATGACAACCCAAAATACAATTCCACTTGAATGTGaatctgaaatttttttttttttttttaaataataatggaataaaattatcttaaaatatatatatattttatttgtaagaTTGAAAGTCTAGGTCTCCCTCATAGTAATTAAAGGCTTGCCTCTGGTGCAAGGTGCACTGAGGCAAATGAGGCGAGGCGCACCTCACAATTGTTCAGattatactttttttttccttctcttttaatCCCAAccatttgttttctttctttttcctttctcttttgcCGTTTTTATGGAATTGCTGCCACTTCTTTTCCTGACATACTGCTCTGAgacttctttcttattttcttcatCTTCCTCTGGCCTGCTATGCTGCTCTCAGTCAAAGCTGTGAacccccttttttatttttttttcttttgttgtcttttttttttttttgaaatttcagttTCTTTTCCAGAAATTTCTGCTCTGCTGCTGCtcagttttcttcttcttctgaactGCACAGCTGCTCTGTGCCACCTCATTAATGTTCTTcttttattcctttttattttgcaattttatttggaaaataagctgtttttttttttcccctggaagcattttttttttttttctcagcaTTTCTGCTTCTGCAATCTGGAATTTCCTGCATCAGTTGGTGCTAGCACTGCAGCTGCGTTTGCCTtcttttttcgttttttttttaacttcccTGCTGCTTCTATTTTGTGGAACTTATGGCATGAACATcacatatattgaaaatttgtgctatagtatttatttttatgcCCTAATATTGAacattttgatattttaaaattcaaatattcaTCCTAATGTGTTTACAATCAAGAATCCATTATGTAGGATATTTTACAGACAATTTTCCTAAATGTGCTCCTCACCTCCATGAGGCGTgcgccttcgcctcgcgcctcATGCCTACACTCCAGGCACCCTTTGCGCCTCGGTGCGCCTTCGACTACTGTACTCAGgcaaaaaattattgaaaaatatgcaaatattttcaaggaaaattcaTGCATATCCTCCACACATGAACAACACCAACAACCCAAACTTCTTTTTGGCAACATTCCCATTGTACTCTGGAGTTTGCAAAGGGGAAGGAGCTCTTTTCACTTCAaaataattcattaaaagaagcCACGTTTTCTAAATTGATGGAGAAACAATAACATGcttttaggaaaaaaaatctCACACTGTAAGGGACGAGCTAAAGAGGTATAATGAAGCTTTTACAGAGTGCCAGTAGGTAGCATAGAATAATGGAAATGGACGTAGTGGGAAGGAGGAGTGGCCGATGTTGCATAATAGGAAGTGAGCGTAATGGCCGTGAATTTTGTGCAAGCACATGCAATCTTATGTATATTGGTCTATTTGCATGTTCTAAACTCCAACCCTTATTAAAAAGAGTTTTAATgcattttggatcctttagttcaacatACTAACATTGTTTCATAATGACagtaaaatttacattttttttaaactgatattgacaaaaaaaaatttttttttttttgctgtttcATTAATCATATCTTTgacaaattaatttaaaaaatatatgtttgataaattaattttaaaaaatacattatacactctatTAATCTATTAAGCACATAacacatacaaataatacaataaattaaaCAAGTTCTGTTCTTTTATTAGTGAAAGTAATAAAATCTAATAAATTTAGAGTTTTAGACCAAAAAGTTGTATGTACAACTATAACCTAAACTTTAAAATTATAGTATAtaatcaaaaaaaaattatgattaaataaATAACATACTAACAACTTGAACACGATGGAAActagaaagaaaagaaggttgaagttgaaaaatatagaaagaaatattaaattactaatactatcaaaataaatattcttaaaaaaaatagcATTCATATGGAATTGTTAATTAACGCATCTCTTgcgaaaattaataaaaattaaaaataaatagcTTTTGTATCattcatcctcattataatcttctACCCACTTTCTTCAAATGGCTTATCAAGAAtgacttgtgtgtgtgtgtgttttgggttggggggggcgggggggagcaaaggaaaaaagaaagtaaaataaaaagTTTTTAAGCAAAAAGTGTCAATTTGCCCACTAGAAGAACTAATTAGCTCACAAAGCTGAGATAAATGCAGAGCTAGAAACAAAACGAGCAAGAAATTAAAGCAAATATGATGTTCTAAAAAGGGTTTGAATTCCAAATTGATGGCTAAAAAGGCCTACTCTGGAAGGATTAGAGTTGACATACTGATACAAAATGGTCGTAAAAGAGGTTACTAGAATGCATGTAAAAAGAGGGCCTCAAGTCTGAATAGGATAACCACAGAATCTTCTCACAATTTTGAAAGGCACTTGTGGTAAATTTCATGAGGAAGATCTGGTGCAGGATCAATACGgccaaacacaatttcaaaaaaaccAAATTCATTAATTTCCAAATAAACATGCTTGAAATTAATAGGATGCATACCTAGAGACCCAAGAGAAAACCAAATAGTAAAACCTATAAATTCTTTCCTAAACAAATttgctagaaaaaaaaaaagcagtgcAAGTAAATCAAATGGccttcaaaaattaaattattaactTAAGATTGTTTAAACTTctttaaatttcaacaagttGGTATGCCAGTGCATGATTTTTGCATCCGCATCAATCTTCCCTGCTTGGAAAGAAGTTGTCCTCAAATTTGGCTAGGAGGCCAGTTCATAGAATCTTTCACTCAAAACTAGGTCTAGACTAAAGAATTCAGTGCTGTAAATGAGCAGGTCATTCAATTTTTTGGGACTTGATGAGGTATTGCTGCTTATTGTGCACAACTATCATGGAATTGAACTATGGATAATAGAAGACATCATGTAGAAAATGCTACAACTTCCCCAAAGTAATTACACAGACCCTTGACTTAACTCGCATAGCAAAATCATAGAGAACTCAACCACATACATAAGAAATGGAACTCAAGCAAGTGTAAGAATTTTATCACCTTTATTTGAATGATAGGTACAAGCTCAAAAAACCAATCCAAGATTAAAAATAGTCCTATTAAAAATCATGTTCAAAGATGAACCAGGATCTACAAGAAAAAGTGCAAGATAATTGTATCCTACAAATGTAATATCACTGCATTGGTGAACAGTTGGATGATGAAGGTACATGGTGGTCGCGTTGGAGCATGATAAATCAAAAGTTTCACCTAATATGCTAGAAACTCTTAACTTTTTTCCCTCTATGCCATCCACCAAAGGCAAGTGTGGCCATTCAAGTACATGAATAACATTGTTTCCTTCATTTTCCCTCAAAATAAGGAATGGGAGCAACAGGCAACAACTAGACTAGACCCTTCTCACCTCACAAATAACGGCATAATGCACGTTAAAAGGACATCTATCTTGCTTCTAAAAATTTCTAGGTGATCCATACATATGGCATGGATGTGGTGGCACAGATGTTCAGTCCTGCTGTCCTCATCATACTTTTACTATGTGAAGGAAAATGTTGCTACCAGCTACCCTCGTTGCACCTTCACTATTTTTTTTCCCTACCAGTAAAGAAATTTCATTAGGGGGTGCCTCACAGGTACAAACACACAGGAAATTACCCACACTGCAGGGTGTCAAAGAAATCAAGAATTACAAGTTCAGTAAAAAAACAACCCACTATGCCAGCTAGTTACAGTTGCAATCCAACAGTCTTTAACATGTAAGGGCGTAGGGGATCCTATGAAAGCTCTCTTACTTCTTTCCCTCCACACAAACCCAAAAATAGCCATGGAATATGGAACAAGGTTTTCCTCCTTTCCTTGCTAGAGCAGATACCTTTCCAGGCACATCACTCACCTTCCATTGTTCTGGCGTAAGCCATGTAACCTGCCGCTGTCTAATCAGAGAAATATCCAAGTTTCAAAAGTTCCTGGTCCAGGCACAGTGCAAGAGGAATGTGATCAATATATTCAGTGTTATCCAAGCAGAAGAAGCACCAATTAACAAGGCAGCATTCTTTTCTGCAGGTTATCAAGGGTAAGAATCTTCCCAAGGGTTGCCTCATTGCACCTTTACTAGTACTATGAAGAAACCTGAGGGGCAAAAGAGAGATCGTCTTGTTGAGCATCTTGATAACTCACTTGCCCTCGAGGAAGGGAGTACCCAGTGAATAAACTCATTATGCTAGGATGCAACCACAGCCTACCAGTGTAACTTTTTCTGCCAACAGGGTAATAATTACTTTTGTAGGATCCAATGATGCTACACATATTCAAGAAGATTATAGTTCTTCCCTATATCTAACTTCTAATAGGGTTAATATATACCCTTGGATAGCCCACTATCAGGGTTCTTAGCCAATTCAAGTCTGTAGACTCCATACCTACTCATCCAACCAGGGTGAGAAATTCTTACACTTGCTTggtaccattttttttttctttttgatagcAAAAAAATTTCATTGATAAATTAAGAATGTACAaacaggagaataagacatctcctttcCATCGTCTGTGTTACAccagaaaaaataaaaagggaaaaccAAAAAGCACGAAAAACAACCCAGTGTAATCAGCATACCCTAACAAGTCAACAAGGAATGCCAATCACATCGAATATCCAAAAAACACACCCTCTTGAATTTCCCATtgcccacacaccaaagagaagccaaatagaAAATCTTCTCCTAAATGACAGCTTCTTTCCTGAGAAAATACTCGCATTTTGTTCCATCCTCGGGCCCAAAATACTGCAAAGAAGGCACAACTCCATAACTTTTTACCTTCCCTTTTCCTACCAAAACCAACAAAATGAattgccaaaaactcctccatTTCTATGTATGGGTTGGCATTTTCTATGATTTTCAATGTGAACAAGTTGGAAGTTTGAGACTTTAATAAGCAAAAGGTGTGGCAGTATCTACATGATGTCCCTTATTATTGACAATAGTTTTGCACAAGAAGCAGAAATATCTTATCAAGTCCCAAGTCCCAACAGCCAAATCACATCCTTATCGATCACCACTTGTTTTTGCTTAATCCAAACCCAAGCATCAAGCAAAGATTCTTCCAGCTGGCCTACCAGACCAAATTTGAGCACAAATTTTTTCATTAAGAAGATAGATGTGAAACACAAAACCCATACGGTGCCAAACCAACACCATTTGCATGATTCATCTAAAACGTTTTTTAAGAAGTCTAGGAAACTTAAGTTATTTCTATTCGAATTTAATTCTAGTAGCTcactttaatttcttttatattatttcatttttttttaatttcaattaattttGTTCAGGAAAAGAGTATTTAGGGCTTTCTATTGGTTTGTGTTAGATCTCAAGACTAGTAACCTATGATTGTCTTTTACAATTTATTTTCAGCAATTTTAGGGAATTTACATATTTGGTTTTTTAAGAAACTGTGCTTGGCCAcattccccccctcccccccacctGTCTACAGCCTAAATGCTGGTAGGAGCTATGATAACCCTATGAATACACAAGCGTGATTGACCTTTGCAGTAAATGGAAGATATGGATTACACTTGCATCTTGATTATGTCATTTCTATACCACTGAATGGCTGCCCTGTGGCTATCGGAAAAACTTGAGGGTCATAAGCAAGGAGATTTTCTGGCAATGATCATTTTCAATTACAGATACTCTAGCTGGCTTTGAAGTGAAGGCACTGCGTCTCATACTGACTAATAATGATGCACTAGTTCTCTGTGGAACTGATGTGACACAATTGAGGTTTCTGAACTGTATGCCAAGTGGTTTTGAGCTCTACTTTGATATAGAATTGGGAAGAATGACAAAGTACAAACCATAAAGGGGGATAAGCCATCTTTCTTGCAACTAACTTCAGCTCTAAAGAAAAAGACATTTCAACATAGCAAGTATCAACTATAACTTCTTTTGGCTTCAAAGCAAGGGCGAGCATGACATAATCTTGAAAGTCATCATCGCTTGGTGgaaaaatatccaaaaatcagTAACATACGCACACAGAAGAGCAATCATATAAAGCAGTGAGacaaataaaaccaatataataattATGGTAAGATACAAACAGAACCAAACTTCTGTATCAAACAGATTAAAcggatttaatattttaatttgatttCCAGAAAACTGTAGCAACAATTAGTGAATTCCCCGAAAACAATTACAACAATAACAAAGACAGTGATAACAATaactatgataataataaaattaagagCTCGGCGGAGCACTATAAATTAATCCTCATTGCAATTATTTCAAGTAAAAAACAAGAGATTAATATTGTGTTTCATCAGCCGATACCTGAGATTCATGTAGGAGCTTCCTCCTGATTTCTAATTCCCTCCCAAGCATGGCAACCTCCTCCATAGCAGCTTTAAGATTAGTTTCAGCTTCACTCAATTGGTTTGACTTTTCTTCAAGGACAGTTTGCAATTCCAACACATGATCAGCACTAATTTTGTCATCAGAATCAGGTTCAACTGCCTTGTCACAAGGTAAGTTGTTGAGAGGCTCAGACATGCTTTCAGCTGTGAAACTGTTAGTGGCTATCATGCCTACCTGTCCCACCATCTCATCAATCTTTTCACTGTTAACAACTTTCAGTTCTCCATGTTGTTGTTCTGGCACTAATGAATCAAACTGTGGATTTAACACTCCAGATGAATCCAACATGCTCTCATCCACCCCTTCTCGGGCTTTACCCAATTGTTTCGGGAAAAGAGCTAGCTTTCCATCTAAAGAACAAGAGGCATAAGAAACTTCATCCATGGGTTCAGTAGTAGATATATAAGGCATGCGAGCTTCTCCATCACCTGATATTTCAGATTTGCAGTCATCAACCTTCAAACCTAAAGTTTCACCTTCATTGCCAGAAAGCTTCTGCCCTTGCAAATACTGATCAGACAGTCTCTGTTCCAGTTCTTGAATGCGTTTCTCATAAGACACACACTGCAGTTGCTTTGCACTAAGCAGAGATTGGAGATGTTTTTCATACTCATCTTTAAGACGCAAGGCTTCAGCTGTCTTCTCTCCAGCATTTTTCATTAAGGCATCTAATCTACTATCATCTATGGACTCATATTCAACATCAGCACCAAAGGAACAAATCAGCGCAATTGCTGAAGCAAGTTCAGCTTTCAGTTTTGCATTCTCAACTTCAACTTTACTTGTTCCAGCAATCTCTACCAATTCACAGCAGTCAAGAGGCTCCTCAGAGTCATATTTCTGAGTGTCCACAGGATTTTCTTCAACTTCAGCCGAATGAGAACTGTCATTAGACATGGAAAATGATCCTGAAGTTCCATGTCTCTCACTCTTAGAAGGCAAACCTGCCAGGTACTCGGGAGCAAAACGGTCAAGATCTGGAATGTCAATATCAAGTAAATTGGCATCAAAAGGCACTATATTGACATCACATTGGTTAGGAGTATCATACAATCCCATGGATGCTAATATATCCCGAGGTATGTATTCACCGTGTGTCTTCAAAAACTCCTCCCGTCTCCTCACTTCTAACTCCCGCTTTGTTGCAAGCTTTTCAGCCAGCTGTCCAGCCATGCCCATGTAAAGCTTCATAGTAGCCTTCCGTCTCACTACTTCTGCAAGGCAGGCTCTGTATGCAGGACCAATCCCACGGGTCAACTTCAAGTTTACAAACAGATCATCCTGACGCCGAATTGCCTCCTTGAACACATGAAACTGTAACTTAGCATCTTTGATCACATAAGACATGTATGCTATGTTTTGCATGTAATGGTGCAGAAACATGttcatttcattctttttatCCTTGCAAAAATCTAGCAGCTTGGAAATTGAACGATCGAATGCCTGCATCTTAGGGAGGTGATTCTTGTCATGGACATCATACATAGGACCCAAGGCAGAGACCGCATCATGAGGACGGAGTGAGGAGGACAACTGGGAGGTCAAACAATCATCCACGAGCTTCTTCACTGTACTCACATCTTTGCTGCATTAATGCACAAATTTTCATCACATTCTCCATTAAACAGAGATTAATCATATcagggaaaaatattgaaatagcGTAAAATATGATTCTGAAACATAGAAGTTACTAAATATGACACAAATGATATCACTGATTTTGTCAATTTGTACCCAAATTGGCCGAAAATGATGAAAAGAAACAGTACGTGCcaaaatataatcataaacctTTGCATGTTCCACGGCCTCTTTTAAAAGACAAAACAAAAATACTATATTTTCAGAGTTGGTTTAACTTCAAGCAGAAAGACCAAATTCCAGTATCTCATGAATGAGATCTACACGAACACGCACAGGCACAGAATGTTACCAAAATGAAATATATGGTCAAGCAATACAACGAACATAATGGAAATGAGATCAAAATACCAGAACAAAgccaaacataaaaatatatgataagatGTTGCCATCTTAAAAGCTAAGGTACTCAATAAAAAAGAAAGATAGAACTCACTGTTATTACTGCTATTACAACTCTCTTCTTTTATAAACACAAAATTTCTCTCTGCCCTTAACACTAATGTGAGGGGTGAGACTTCAGAAATGTGAGGCAATTTTTTCCCATGAAGAGAAAGGGATCACATTTAAACATCATCTTGTAAAGTTGAAAAAGGGATGTGAAACCAAATCAAGTGATGATCTAAAGATTTCTCTTCCTATAATATTAAAAGGTTAACAACCCACTCTAAATAACAAGATTTTTAAATTCTGAACTTCAAAGCTTCTGGATAAGGGTCATAATTGGCATTTTTTCGAGTTTAGTGCGTGTGTGTTTTTTTTGTGGTGGGGGGGTGTGAAGGCCGTAAACTTGATCCATGTAGTTGTTATGCGCTCGTTACATCCTTCAATAAGTTGAGCTGAGAGTAAACATACTTCAGAAGTGTTTCAGTACAGCATCATTAAATGCATTTTGTTCATATCTGAATACTTTGAATTTTGGTCATAGTTGGCATTCTTTACAGTTGTGTgcgtgtgggggggggggggtgtgggtgtctgaccttttttttttttttttttttttgggtaaggAACAGGGGTGTGGAGGTGGCCTTTTATGCTTTTATTTGCATGCATTCTGCCTATATTAAATGCAGTTTAGAGACAAGTTTGTGTATACTAGTTAGGTTATTGTTTCATAAGATATTGCTGCTTAAAAGGATTCAAGCATGAACAAGATGCATTCAATGATGCTGTCCTGAAACAATTCTGAAGGATATCTACTCCCTGCTCAACATACTGTAAAGATGCCTACTTTCAAGAAATAATTCCCAACACCAGCACATAACAACTAAATGGATCAGGTCTATGGCCCTGAAAAGCTCGTTACAGCACTCATATAGACGAACCCCCTCTTACCCACATCTGCTTAAATTAAAGGCTTATCCATGGTGAAGTATCTGAAAAAGTCAACACCCAGGACATAAATCAGAGGGCAGAAATATTACAAGCCCATCAAATGAAATAACCTAATATATCCTTGAAAAGCATTGGAACTTCATACAGATTTCAGACTCAAGGCCAAGGCCTTAGGCATAACAACAATATAAGTAATAGAAATAAACTAGTGATAGCAgatcaacaaaaataaaattgtgTAGCAAACTGACATATATAAGTTAATTCACAAATAGGAGATTCAATTAATCTTAAATTGAAAAATGCTGGATACCATTGTGCAGCCTTAAGACAAAATTAAATTAATAGATGATCGGTATTTTGTGCATCAATTACAGAAAATTTGAGAATTCTTCATGATGGCATGACTCTAATGCAGCGTTACAACTAAGCTTCAAAACAATCAACTGATAACAAAAACCAAATGGAGAAAAGAAATTAGAAAGATAACAACACTtagtgacccaaaaaaaaaaaaaaacaggaactagggaaaaaaaaaaaaaaaaaaaaaaacaaccttaAAGACTGCATTATACTCTTTTGTTCATCAATATGCCGCATGTGTTCCTTGATCATCAATTCTATATTCCTAACAGGCAAAGAAGCTTTGCTAGACAACAGATCTTCAACTTTGCGCTTCACATCACTAAACATCTGCTTAAATTGTGAAATCTTACTGTCAAACTGTTTGTGGGAACTGCTACAACTCTCCAACCACTTCCGCAAGTTCTCTTCCTTCACAAAATCCAGTAAGCACTTGCGGGTAGCAGTCTGTAAAGAGGGGTGAAGCTTGCAAGATTTCAATCTCTCCATATCCCTCCCAAAGTTGGCCAGCAAGTCAGCATGGTACCGGTGCTGTTGAAAATAACGCCTCATGAAATCCATATAGTTTTGGTTCACAATCTTATAGTACTGTTCCAAGTTGGCTCTTCCAACCTCCGCTGCCCTCTCTTGCACCTTTGCCTCCCTCAAGAGCCTCTGACAATTCTCAAACTTTGCTTGGGTTCGACTGTAAATAGCATGCCCACGATGGTAATGGTACCTGAATTGCCGCTCATAAGAGGGCAAAGCTTTTAGAGCAGGGTCTGTCGCATCATCTAAAGGATGAGGATTGTGAGAGGAGGAAGGCAATGGAGGATCCGCTATTTCAACAATGTCAACATCTTCTGGCGCAGGAGGTGGTGAATTAGTTTGCAGCCTCACTTTGTTAAACAAAAACACTTCTCGATCATTTGATGGGAGTTTATACTCTGAAAGGG
This window of the Malania oleifera isolate guangnan ecotype guangnan chromosome 6, ASM2987363v1, whole genome shotgun sequence genome carries:
- the LOC131158019 gene encoding autophagy-related protein 11 isoform X1 codes for the protein MSSSVTGDLVHGSKLLVHSAENGHSFEIDCDESTPVEAVQRFIESVSCIHPNDQLLLCMDMKLDSQSTLSEYKLPSNDREVFLFNKVRLQTNSPPPAPEDVDIVEIADPPLPSSSHNPHPLDDATDPALKALPSYERQFRYHYHRGHAIYSRTQAKFENCQRLLREAKVQERAAEVGRANLEQYYKIVNQNYMDFMRRYFQQHRYHADLLANFGRDMERLKSCKLHPSLQTATRKCLLDFVKEENLRKWLESCSSSHKQFDSKISQFKQMFSDVKRKVEDLLSSKASLPVRNIELMIKEHMRHIDEQKSIMQSLSKDVSTVKKLVDDCLTSQLSSSLRPHDAVSALGPMYDVHDKNHLPKMQAFDRSISKLLDFCKDKKNEMNMFLHHYMQNIAYMSYVIKDAKLQFHVFKEAIRRQDDLFVNLKLTRGIGPAYRACLAEVVRRKATMKLYMGMAGQLAEKLATKRELEVRRREEFLKTHGEYIPRDILASMGLYDTPNQCDVNIVPFDANLLDIDIPDLDRFAPEYLAGLPSKSERHGTSGSFSMSNDSSHSAEVEENPVDTQKYDSEEPLDCCELVEIAGTSKVEVENAKLKAELASAIALICSFGADVEYESIDDSRLDALMKNAGEKTAEALRLKDEYEKHLQSLLSAKQLQCVSYEKRIQELEQRLSDQYLQGQKLSGNEGETLGLKVDDCKSEISGDGEARMPYISTTEPMDEVSYASCSLDGKLALFPKQLGKAREGVDESMLDSSGVLNPQFDSLVPEQQHGELKVVNSEKIDEMVGQVGMIATNSFTAESMSEPLNNLPCDKAVEPDSDDKISADHVLELQTVLEEKSNQLSEAETNLKAAMEEVAMLGRELEIRRKLLHESQQMNCAHLENCLHEAREEAQTHLCAADRRASEYSALRASAVKMRGLFERLRSCVTSAGVAVLADSLRAMAQSLANSSSDNEDDGMAEFRTCIQVLADKVGFLSKHRTELLDRFSKAEAANKLLMKELEEKKEMVKTLYTKHQLEKQASKEKISFRRFEVHEIAAFVLNRAGYYEAINRNCSNYYLSTESVALFTDHLPDRPNHIIGQIVHIERQSVKPPPNAIRLEHNRGDRLDPLTSDAVTNRLSMNTGPTSNPYGLPIGCEYFVVTVAMLPDTSIHSPPPS
- the LOC131158019 gene encoding autophagy-related protein 11 isoform X2, which gives rise to MSSSVTGDLVHGSKLLVHSAENGHSFEIDCDESTPVEAVQRFIESVSCIHPNDQLLLCMDMKLDSQSTLSEYKLPSNDREVFLFNKVRLQTNSPPPAPEDVDIVEIADPPLPSSSHNPHPLDDATDPALKALPSYERQFRYHYHRGHAIYSRTQAKFENCQRLLREAKVQERAAEVGRANLEQYYKIVNQNYMDFMRRYFQQHRYHADLLANFGRDMERLKSCKLHPSLQTATRKCLLDFVKEENLRKWLESCSSSHKQFDSKISQFKQMFSDVKRKVEDLLSSKASLPVRNIELMIKEHMRHIDEQKSIMQSLSKDVSTVKKLVDDCLTSQLSSSLRPHDAVSALGPMYDVHDKNHLPKMQAFDRSISKLLDFCKDKKNEMNMFLHHYMQNIAYMSYVIKDAKLQFHVFKEAIRRQDDLFVNLKLTRGIGPAYRACLAEVVRRKATMKLYMGMAGQLAEKLATKRELEVRRREEFLKTHGEYIPRDILASMGLYDTPNQCDVNIVPFDANLLDIDIPDLDRFAPEYLAGLPSKSERHGTSGSFSMSNDSSHSAEVEENPVDTQKYDSEEPLDCCELVEIAGTSKVEVENAKLKAELASAIALICSFGADVEYESIDDSRLDALMKNAGEKTAEALRLKDEYEKHLQSLLSAKQLQCVSYEKRIQELEQRLSDQYLQGQKLSGNEGETLGLKVDDCKSEISGDGEARMPYISTTEPMDEVSYASCSLDGKLALFPKQLGKAREGVDESMLDSSGVLNPQFDSLVPEQQHGELKVVNSEKIDEMVGQVGMIATNSFTAESMSEPLNNLPCDKAVEPDSDDKISADHVLELQTVLEEKSNQLSEAETNLKAAMEEVAMLGRELEIRRKLLHESQMNCAHLENCLHEAREEAQTHLCAADRRASEYSALRASAVKMRGLFERLRSCVTSAGVAVLADSLRAMAQSLANSSSDNEDDGMAEFRTCIQVLADKVGFLSKHRTELLDRFSKAEAANKLLMKELEEKKEMVKTLYTKHQLEKQASKEKISFRRFEVHEIAAFVLNRAGYYEAINRNCSNYYLSTESVALFTDHLPDRPNHIIGQIVHIERQSVKPPPNAIRLEHNRGDRLDPLTSDAVTNRLSMNTGPTSNPYGLPIGCEYFVVTVAMLPDTSIHSPPPS